GCTTCCTGATTTGAAGCCAAATTAGGAGCATAACCGCCCTCATCGCCCACACCGGTCAGTAATTTGCGTTCGTGCAAGGCCTTACCCAAAGCGGCGAATACTTCCGCCCCCCAACGCAAACCTTCCTTAAAAGAATCGGCCCCGATGGGGAAGATCATAAACTCCTGAAAATCGACGTTATTATCAGCGTGAGAACCACCATTGATCACGTTCATCATCGGGACGGGTAGCACATTGGCCATCGGACCGCCGAGATAACGATAGAGAGGCAATCCCAGATCCGCCGCCGCTGCTTTGGCCGTAGCGAGAGAGACGGCTAGGATAGCATTAGCCCCTAATTCTCGTTTATTGGCCGTGCCATCGCGATGGATCATAGCTAAATCGATACTAGCTTGGTCGAAAGCATTCATCCCCTCCAAAACCGGGACAATTTTTTCGTGGACATTGCGAACCGCTTTTAGGACACCCTTACCACCGTAACGCTGGGGATCATCGTCGCGCAATTCGTGGGCTTCAAAACTGCCCGTAGAAGCGCCACTGGGGACTTGGGCCAAACCCATTGCCCCCGATTCTAACAGCACTTCTGCTTCGATGGTGGGACGGCCGCGGGAATCTAGAATCTCCCTAGCTGCGATCGCTTCGATGGGAACTTCGATTTTATCTAACATAACTTATCGTCTCCAACTCAATTTACGCGGTAATTTCGGCTGATTACTAATTGCCTAAAGGGAAATCCACGTTGACAATCTGCTTTTGATCATCAAAAACGAGGATTAAAGTATCCGTCAGTTTTTCAAATTGAATCGTCACCAACACCAAATCCACACCGTCCGTATCCGCACCTTTTCTGACCTGAGTTCCCACGATCCGACGCACGGGGCCGGTACGCTTAAGTAAATTCTCCCAAGCGCCTTGTACTCTGGTAGGGAAAACCTCAGCTTTCAGGAGAGGATGTAAAAAACCTCGGGCCAGGCCGTAGTCTTTGTTGACCAAGGACGTGACAAAAGCAGTGCCAATCTCAGAAATACTACGAAATTCGGGAAAATCGGCGGCAACCACCTGACCAGACCGGTTAAAGGTAATTACCACATCTTCGGTAACTTTCTCAAATTCAACGGTGACAATCACCAGATTGGCATTGATAGCATCGAGTAGCTTGCTTTTGACAATGCGCTTAAACGGTCCAGTATGGTCAGTTACTTGGCTTTCCCAGACCTTTTGCAGTTTTTCGGCAGTCCAGAGGGGTTTTAGTTGGGGTGACAAAGCTGCAATCACCTTGTCGTATTGTTTAGTTCCCAACCATTGTACTAACTGCCGAGCTTGCTTTTCTTCTCGGACGGGATCACCAATAGCGATCGCATTCGGTTCTAGGTTCGCCTGTACTGGTGAAACGCTGAATGCGGTCCAAGGCAGGGAAAAACCCATTAAACACAAAGAGAGAATCGATACCCGTTTCGCTAATGAAAGCCGCATCATTTCAGCTATTGCTCCGCAAATAAATAACGTTTTTCCACTTGACGATTGAATTGATGCCATTGTTCATTAGTTAAAGCATTCAACATCGGTTGATCGGGCAATATCTCTCCCCTTGTTATACTGGTTTAACGATTAAAACTACCGCCGAACGCGCTTGCACCCGATAGGTTTCCGATTCAATAGCGGCGGCGGCATCTAAATCACAGGCTGCCTCGGACAATTGCCAAGCAGTATCGATGACGCGATGCCATTTTTCCTCTGGGAATAGGGGGGGTAACTGGAAGTCGAGAGATTCCCAGTAAGCGTTGAGCATAATGTGTAAATACTCGTTCGCCTTGGGATGACGCAGGGAAAAAGCTAAACTGCGGGAATCTTCCGACCAATCGGGTTTACTCAACTGTACGCCATGCCAACTCAGATGGGGTTCGAGACTGGTATAGGTGACTTCTAGCAATTTTTCCTGACGGAAAAGAGCTAATTTTTTATTAAAATCGATCAGTCTCCTTACGAAACACCAAAGATCGAACTCTTGCTCTACCGCACTCCAATCGAACCAACTTAACTGGTTATCCTGACAATAGGCGTTATTGTTGCCCTTTTGGGTGCGTCGCACTTCGTCCCCCATCAACAGCATAGGTGTTCCTTGGGAAATGAACAGGATCGTTAAGAGATTTTTTATTTGTTGCAGTCGCAGGTTTTTAATCCTCTCGTTATTGGTTTCCCCTTCTACCCCACAATTCCAGCTAAAATTATCGTTGCAACCGTCCCGATTCTTCTCACCGTTAGCCTCGTTGTGTTTCTCGTCGTAGGACACTAGATCGTTAAGGGTAAAGCCATCGTGACAGGTAACAAAATTTATACTTCTATTGACATCGTTGTCAGGTCTGTGGTATATGTCGGGGCTTCCTAAAATCCGCGCCGCTAATTTCGTGACTATGCCGGTATCTCCCCGGACAAAAGCGCGCACATCATCGCGAAAAGGACCATTCCACTCGGAAAACCAATCGGCAAATTCGACAAATTGACCGACACTATACAATCCTGCCGCGTCCCAAGCTTCGGCGATTAATTTTGTCCCGGCTAAGACTGGATCCGATTCGATCGCCCAGATCATGTTATAACCTTTTTGCAGGATCGGTTCCCCGTCCACATTGCGCGATAATACGGCCGCTAGGTCAAAGCGAAAACCATCGACGTGCATTTCCGACACCCAATAGCGCAAACAATCGAGAATCATTTTGCCAACAATCGGATGACTACCCTTGAGGGTGTTACCACAGCCGGTATAGTTGCTATAGAGGCTTTTATCGACCGCATCGAGGATGTAGTAGGTGCGATTATCGATACCTTTCAAGGAAAGAGTCGGCCCGGTTTCGTCTCCCTCGGCGGTATGATTGAAAACCACATCGAGAATCACTTCGATCCCCGCTTTGTGTAACGCTTTCACCAGATCGCGAAATTCATTCAAAGGACCGAGCGGTGAGCGATCGCTACTGTAGCCGGCATGGGGCGCAAAAAAGCCGATCGTGCTATAACCCCAATAGTTAGTTAACCCCGGCATGGCCGCAGCGGGATCAAAGTAATGAATCGGTAACAATTCCACGGCAGTAATGCCTAGGTTTTTCAAATAGGGTATTTTTTCGATTAATCCCGCAAAAGTACCTCTTTTTTCCTCGCTAACACCGGAATTCGGGTTACGAGTAAAGCCACCGACGTGCATTTCGTAGATAAAACTGGCAGAGTAGGGAGTGCGTAGCGGTGCGTCATCTTCCCAATCGTAGCGGCTCGGATCCACTACCAGACCCCGCAAAGCTCGATGGCAATTATCGCCTTTTTCGCTGGCAGCTTGTCGATCATAAATTTCCGCACCGACAATCGCTTTCGCATAGGGATCAAGAACTACTTTATCAGGATCGAAGCGATGACCCCGGGCCGGATTATCCGGACCATAGACTCGATAAGCATACACTTGACCGACTCCAATGCCGTGAACGAAAATATGCCAATAGAAAAAGGTGCGGTTTGTTTGCGGGGTGAGGAGAATAGTCCGGCTAGGTACGGGAGAATTAGTATCATCAAATAATAATAATTCTATGGCAGTGGCATACTTAGAAAATAGTGAGAAGTTGACACCATCAGCCAAGACAGTCGCACCGACGGGATGGCTTTTACCGTGATCGGTTTTTAAGGTCATTGTCAAGAGAGAAGAAGTGATTAGGAGTAGTATGAGATTATACTAAATCCTGTTTAAAAAGTGTAGGAGAGTGGGAAGTGGGCTTCAGCCGTGAGCTTTTGCGTTCGACAAAAGCTCACGCCGAGGTCCGAACGGAAGTGACAAGTGGGGAGATGGAAGAAACACCATAACTTAGGAGTTAATCATAAGACCTCTGGCAAAAATCAAAAATCTGACCTTAGGTGAGGAGTCTCCGAGCCAGTAGTCAGTAGTCAGTCCCGATGAAAAAATTTTCACCCCCACAGATGAAAGAGGTTTCCTTCCCCACACCCCACACCCTACACCCTCTTTCAAGTCAGGAGAATTAAGAATGAGCATTAATCAATTAAATGCTTTATTTAGGGATTTTAGGCAATTTTATGCCTATTTTTCTCATTTTTGAACTATCAAAAATTAATTATGCAAGAACTCTATACTATTAAAAACGGATTTGGGATGAAACATAAAAAGAACTTGATTCCTTGCTCACTCTCCGATTTCAGAAGTTTAATAAATCTCAGATTATGACAGTATCAAGTATATCTATCCTGTGATTGCTGTGGGCAGGGACAAGTTAGAGGCGATCGGGTCAAAATGATCAGTATTTTATATGTAAATACCTTCAATACTTAAAAATATTTAAATTTACAATTGGTAATATTTATTTTTACTTAAGAATTTATTGAGAATAATTTTTATTTATTGACGAGGTGGCAATACTTCCAGCGATTCTGGTATAATTTTGCATTATGCTATGGTGGATTTTTCTGTGCTTTTTTGGAGTTTTCAAGGTCTAGCTTGCCTTGAAACCATTGCTAAATCTAGACTTTCCCTTTTAGCCAAACCAAACACTTTCGCCAATTATCCCTTTTTTCCCTAACAACGTTGATCTAATTTTTGTGTAGTTTTGTTGCAAAGTCAAATTTTTTTTGACAAAATGCCTAAATTGTGGTAATGACGAAGTATTACGGGATTTAGCATCATCTCTAGTTCCAGTGTTTCCTAAAACCAGAGACTTCGTACCTCACCCTTAAGATAACTGCTAGAGTTGTTTCTTCTAAGTACCTAAGCAAAATTAATTACACATCTAAGCCACTACTCCGTCAGACTTCTGGTGTGAGGAAACAGTGAACTGAAAACTCAAATCCGATCCCTAATAGCTGTCTCCCGTCTCCCGTCTCCCGTCTCCCGTCTGCCGTCTCCTGACGACCGTCTCCGTTCGGACCTCGGCGTGAGCTTTTGTCGAACGCAAAAGCTCACGGCCGAAGCCTGTCTCCTGTCTCGACTAGGAAATTAATTTTGCACGACTACTTAGTATTTGAATTGATAAAAATAAATTTATTTGATGTTGTCTGTGGAGATTTTTTGGGTAATATAAGCCGCTCTCTTGTTTATTACAACGCCAATTCAAAAACTTGTTCAGGAAACCCAAGAGCAATTACTAACAGGCTGGAATGACTTCTAATCGTTAGTCTCACTGAGTCTAGTTGAGAAAACCACCATAACCAGCATTGATTATTAACTAAAATTATCTAGGGCTTGCTGAATAAATCTAAAAACCTTGTTGGATAAGGCTTTTAGACTTTTTTGACCTCAAAAAGTGCCGACCATTGGAGTGATCGGGGGGAAAATTCAGGTGCTTTTTCCCTGAAAATTAGGTAACTGACTACCTCAAAATCGGTAAAACCCCACACCCTACACCCCACCCCCCCGATGTCGGGGGGGGGTTGGGGGGGCCACACCCTGCCCCCACCAACAAACTTTTTCAGCAAGCCCTATCTAAAGCTTCAAATTGACGTAAAGCAAGACTAGAACCTTGGCTCCAGCCTAATTCTACATAATAGGGAAAAAGTTTCTTGATATTTATATCGGGAAAGAGACGACTGTTTTCGCTTTCTTGATAACTGTCTTCTATTAACAGATATATTTTTAATTCTTCCCGACGATAAACCCACAATTCGGGTATTTTCAACAATTGATAAGCCTCTACATCAGTCAGGGAAGTAAAATCCACTTCTATAGCTAAATCGGGAGGAGGATCGACAGTTAAATCAATTCTCTCTTTGCCTAAAATTGCCTGTCTATTATCAATATAAAAACAAGTATCTGGTTCTACTCCTGCTTCCCCCGGCATTTTCAAGGTAATCGGATCAAAACATTGCCAGTCTTTGCCTTGGCGACGGAGGATAATTTTTACTAAATCCCTTAATGTATCAACACGATTGCCATGACTTGGTAAAGGAGACATAAGCCTAATTTCTTGAGTTTTGCGATTAAAATAGAGTTTGGGATAGGTTTTTTGGAGACGTAAACTCAGCAATCTTTCGTAATCTTCCCAAGTCTGATGGGTAAAAATAACTTGACTGCCAGGAGATAAAGATAAAGTATTTTCGTTGAGAGTAATTAGTAGCATTTTGGTAATTATCCTTGATTTTTAGCTGTGGGATTTAACTAATTTCGCTCTGGCAACCAATGCCTATCAAGCATTTGTTCGAGAGAATAGGGACAATTTAGAGGAAAATTGTGAGGAGATATTTCAGTTTTTTGCCCGACAATAAAAACGGCATCTTGATAAATTCTTTCTTGGTTATCTAGGAGATATTTTTCTAAATTTGTACTTAAATATCCATTTAGATGCACTCTAAAAGTAGCTATTTCTCCTTGCCAATGCCGATGATGTAATTCAAATTCTTCTGACCAATATTGCCAGAGCAAAAGATGAATAATTATCTGTCTTAAAAAACTCTCAACTCGATTTTTATCCCGTTTGCTCAAAGCCTCCAACTCCTCGATTAAATGTTGAATATCTAACTCAGCTAGACGATTTTCCTTGAGAAGTTTAATTGTTTCAGTCAACCAGAGATGTTCATCTTGTTCGTAGAGAAATTGTAACTGATTTAGCCAAGTATCTTTTTTCATATTTTTTTGGCTGAGGAGACTTCTAAAACTGCTTTCGGGTAGGCAATGCGTTGATGGTGGAATTGTTGCCAAACTTGCACAAAAACCTCGGCAATAATTGGTAATTCCTCCTGACGAATACCACTATCTACTAATTGTTGATCGCGCCATCGGGCCTGAAAAATCTTTTTGATCATATCCATGGCTTGTTCTGGGGAGGCCTCCTTCAGCGATCGCAAAGCGGCCTCGCTACTATCGGCTAACATGACGATCGCCGTTTCTCGCGATTGGGGAATCGGACCATCGTAGCGAAAGGCCGCCTCATCGACGAATTCTTGACCATTTTGGGCGGATTTTTGCAAAGCTTGCTGATAAAAATAGGAAATTAAGAGATTGCCTTGGTGTTCGGGAATAAAATCGCGGACCACTCGCGGTAAACCGTGTCTGCGGGCCATGACTAACCCTTCACTAACGTGCTTTTTAATAATCTCGGCGCTGACATAGGGATCGTTAATTTCATCGTGTTTATTCGGGCCACCCATTTGATTTTCAATAAAACCGAGAGGATCGTGCATTTTCCCGATATCGTGATAGAGGGTTCCCGTGCGAATTAATTCCACATTACAGTGCAGTTTTCGGGCGGCCGCTTCAGCTAAACAGGCGACAAAAAGGGTATGTTGAAAAGTACCCGGTGCTTCCGTGGCCAAACGTTTGAGCAAACTACAATTAGGATTGGACAACTCCACCAGACGAATGGGAGTGACCACATCGAAACAGCGTTCCAAATAGGGGGATAATCCTAGGGCGATTACCGTCCAAGCTATCCCCGATAGACCATAGACGAGGGCCGTGGGTAGTAGAGTATAGATGATCGTGCTGGCCGTGGCGCTAACGATTAGGTAAGTGAGCAGATAAACACCCCCTTGGCTGACTCCGATTCCCATCCCTAGCAGCGATAATTCATCCCGGGAGCGCAATTTTCCCGCTATCATAGCCGCTAATAGTCCCCCTATCGTCCCGGCGATTAAATCGGCGCTGATACCTTGGATGCTGAATAGGGAAAGACCGGCAGTTAAGAGGACCTGGGTGACGGCCAGAGTCGGGCCGTAGAAACTGCTGACTAATAAACCCACGGCGGCCAGATTGGTAAAGGGAATATTGGCGATCGCTAGGATCGGTGTGGTAAAACTTAGTAAACCCAAGAGAAGAAAATCCCGGTGACGCAGAGGCCGATGGAGACGCTGGGCAACGAGGCAAAAAGTGCCGATCGCACTGGTGACAAGGATTGCCGTTGACCCTAAACCCATCCAGTTAATGCCCCGTTCGCTCAAACCAAAGCCATCGATGAGAACAAACTGAGCTTGAGTAATTGTTTCACCTGCTTTAACGATAATTTGACCAGTTTGGGCGTTAGACATGACCATATCTACCGCTTCCACCGCTTTAGTGGCTTGTTCTTTGGTTGCCTCCCGATCTTCTATCAGGTTCGTTTGTCCCTCTAGGGCTGCCAGAAGGATATTTTCGGCTAAAGACTGCTGGCGACGGGTGAGGCGATCGCTGCTAATCTGCACGGCGATGGTATCCTGTAGGTGACTGGTGGAAATCCCCGGGGGAATGCCCTGTACCAAAATCCGGCGCTCCGCTTGCAGGATGGCTGTTTCTAGGTTTTGCCACTCTCGATCGCCCATTTGGGCCACTGCGATCAGATCGGCGTATTTGAGTTTATTTAAGCTGGAATGCCGATAATTTTGGCTGGTTTGCTCCTTTATTTGCCGTAATTGACCTAATCGATCGATAAATTGCTCAAATTTCCCCTTCGCCACGCGCTGACCATAGGCTTGGATTTCGTATATAGCATATTCCTGCTCTTTTGTCAAGAGTTTCGTAAAAGATTCTTCATAGTTGAGGCGGCTTTGTAGAG
This Microcystis wesenbergii NRERC-220 DNA region includes the following protein-coding sequences:
- a CDS encoding DUF3887 domain-containing protein — encoded protein: MMRLSLAKRVSILSLCLMGFSLPWTAFSVSPVQANLEPNAIAIGDPVREEKQARQLVQWLGTKQYDKVIAALSPQLKPLWTAEKLQKVWESQVTDHTGPFKRIVKSKLLDAINANLVIVTVEFEKVTEDVVITFNRSGQVVAADFPEFRSISEIGTAFVTSLVNKDYGLARGFLHPLLKAEVFPTRVQGAWENLLKRTGPVRRIVGTQVRKGADTDGVDLVLVTIQFEKLTDTLILVFDDQKQIVNVDFPLGN
- the eno gene encoding phosphopyruvate hydratase: MLDKIEVPIEAIAAREILDSRGRPTIEAEVLLESGAMGLAQVPSGASTGSFEAHELRDDDPQRYGGKGVLKAVRNVHEKIVPVLEGMNAFDQASIDLAMIHRDGTANKRELGANAILAVSLATAKAAAADLGLPLYRYLGGPMANVLPVPMMNVINGGSHADNNVDFQEFMIFPIGADSFKEGLRWGAEVFAALGKALHERKLLTGVGDEGGYAPNLASNQEALDILIESIERAGYKPGSEVALAMDVAASEFYKDGQYLYDGSAHSPAEMVDFLASLVDRYPIISIEDGLHEEDWDNWKLLTDKLGARIQLVGDDLMVTNPIRLQKAIDLGIANSILIKLNQIGSLTETLQTIALATRHGYRSVISHRSGETEDTTIADLAVATNAGQIKTGSLSRSERVAKYNRLLRIEEELGDRAVYAPKVGLGPKFLA
- a CDS encoding Uma2 family endonuclease; its protein translation is MLLITLNENTLSLSPGSQVIFTHQTWEDYERLLSLRLQKTYPKLYFNRKTQEIRLMSPLPSHGNRVDTLRDLVKIILRRQGKDWQCFDPITLKMPGEAGVEPDTCFYIDNRQAILGKERIDLTVDPPPDLAIEVDFTSLTDVEAYQLLKIPELWVYRREELKIYLLIEDSYQESENSRLFPDINIKKLFPYYVELGWSQGSSLALRQFEALDRAC
- a CDS encoding HD family phosphohydrolase, with the protein product MNHFLHSFTVFPDSARKSRSYSLGKLRRPLIFLFTVGCLTSVVGYRFYNQPKLAVGTISPVTIIAPEDARFEDQETTALKRQKIRAGLLPRLKRDPQTTAQIERSLRDTLGQLSQISPILRKNSILMGRTISDATMETLLTFSAAQWSTLQSRLNYEESFTKLLTKEQEYAIYEIQAYGQRVAKGKFEQFIDRLGQLRQIKEQTSQNYRHSSLNKLKYADLIAVAQMGDREWQNLETAILQAERRILVQGIPPGISTSHLQDTIAVQISSDRLTRRQQSLAENILLAALEGQTNLIEDREATKEQATKAVEAVDMVMSNAQTGQIIVKAGETITQAQFVLIDGFGLSERGINWMGLGSTAILVTSAIGTFCLVAQRLHRPLRHRDFLLLGLLSFTTPILAIANIPFTNLAAVGLLVSSFYGPTLAVTQVLLTAGLSLFSIQGISADLIAGTIGGLLAAMIAGKLRSRDELSLLGMGIGVSQGGVYLLTYLIVSATASTIIYTLLPTALVYGLSGIAWTVIALGLSPYLERCFDVVTPIRLVELSNPNCSLLKRLATEAPGTFQHTLFVACLAEAAARKLHCNVELIRTGTLYHDIGKMHDPLGFIENQMGGPNKHDEINDPYVSAEIIKKHVSEGLVMARRHGLPRVVRDFIPEHQGNLLISYFYQQALQKSAQNGQEFVDEAAFRYDGPIPQSRETAIVMLADSSEAALRSLKEASPEQAMDMIKKIFQARWRDQQLVDSGIRQEELPIIAEVFVQVWQQFHHQRIAYPKAVLEVSSAKKI
- a CDS encoding DUF29 domain-containing protein, yielding MKKDTWLNQLQFLYEQDEHLWLTETIKLLKENRLAELDIQHLIEELEALSKRDKNRVESFLRQIIIHLLLWQYWSEEFELHHRHWQGEIATFRVHLNGYLSTNLEKYLLDNQERIYQDAVFIVGQKTEISPHNFPLNCPYSLEQMLDRHWLPERN
- the glgX gene encoding glycogen debranching protein GlgX, translating into MTLKTDHGKSHPVGATVLADGVNFSLFSKYATAIELLLFDDTNSPVPSRTILLTPQTNRTFFYWHIFVHGIGVGQVYAYRVYGPDNPARGHRFDPDKVVLDPYAKAIVGAEIYDRQAASEKGDNCHRALRGLVVDPSRYDWEDDAPLRTPYSASFIYEMHVGGFTRNPNSGVSEEKRGTFAGLIEKIPYLKNLGITAVELLPIHYFDPAAAMPGLTNYWGYSTIGFFAPHAGYSSDRSPLGPLNEFRDLVKALHKAGIEVILDVVFNHTAEGDETGPTLSLKGIDNRTYYILDAVDKSLYSNYTGCGNTLKGSHPIVGKMILDCLRYWVSEMHVDGFRFDLAAVLSRNVDGEPILQKGYNMIWAIESDPVLAGTKLIAEAWDAAGLYSVGQFVEFADWFSEWNGPFRDDVRAFVRGDTGIVTKLAARILGSPDIYHRPDNDVNRSINFVTCHDGFTLNDLVSYDEKHNEANGEKNRDGCNDNFSWNCGVEGETNNERIKNLRLQQIKNLLTILFISQGTPMLLMGDEVRRTQKGNNNAYCQDNQLSWFDWSAVEQEFDLWCFVRRLIDFNKKLALFRQEKLLEVTYTSLEPHLSWHGVQLSKPDWSEDSRSLAFSLRHPKANEYLHIMLNAYWESLDFQLPPLFPEEKWHRVIDTAWQLSEAACDLDAAAAIESETYRVQARSAVVLIVKPV